CAGCCCAGCCCAGCGCCATGCCGGCGAGGATCTCGCCATTCTCGCGGCCCGACATGCCGTCTATACCTCAGCGCGTGATCTCAACCCGGCGCGCTGGACTGGTCAGACACGAAATTGGACGCCGGTCGGTGTAGTGACCCTCAATCCAGATCGCGATTGCATCGCCAACGCGCATCTGGAAGACAAGCTTATTCCGCCATTGGCTGCATGACCGAGGCGACAACTATCTTGACGCGCGCCGGTACACATCCTCGTGCTTTACGCTTCGCCAGAGCCGCTCGACGAAGATGTTGTCGAATGCTCGCCCCCGGCCATCCATGCTGATGACCATACCTTCACGTTTCAGCACATCGGTGAAAGTCGTGCTGGTGAACTGCGAGCCCTGGTCACTGTTGAATATTTCCGGCGTGCCGTGATGGCGTAAGGCATCCTCCAGACAATCGACACAGAACACCGCTTCCATGCTGTTGCTGATCCGCCAACTGAGCACGCGCCGCGAGTACCAGTCAATGATCGCCACCAGGTAGGCAAAGCCACGCGGAAGCTGGATATACGTTATGTCGGTACTCCAGACCTGATTCGGCCGAATCACCGGTACGCTTAGAACTTATCCGTAAACAATATTCACTTTCAGTTTAATTTTTCTGAACGCCATGATTGATGCGGCCAGGTGGTTGAGCGCCAAGAAACTGCGCTCAAGCTTCTCGTATCGCACCAACAACTTTCGGAAGCGGTTGAACCAGCTGTGGGCCACTTCGACGATCCAGCGCCGGGCTTTCTTCCTGGGGTCACGTTTGAGTTCGCCGGCCTCTTGCCCACGCCCTTTGACATGGGGGATGTAGCCGTGCTTCGTGATGATCGCCAATGCGGGCGCGCCGGTGTAGCCGGCGTCAGCGCAAAGGTGTTTGCTTCGCCGCTTGGGTGGCGACGCTCGCTTGACGACAATGGCCTCAAGCACAGCCGCCACCTGAGAGACGTCGTGCCGATGGGCGCCGGTCACGACGAGCGACAACGGGACGCCACGACCGTCCACCAGCAAATGACGCTTGCTCCCATTTTTTTCCCCGGTCCGTTGGATTGGGTCCAACGCTTGATTGCGCCATGGGAGCCTTCATCATCGCGCCGTCAAGGCTTTGCCAGCGCCAGGCGATACCTTCAAGGTCGTCGTATTCGGCAAGCCCGCGCTTCCATAGGGCTTCAAACACCCCGGCCTTCTCCCACGCCAGAAATCGCGCATGGATCGCACTGGAGCTGCCAAAGCGCTCCGCCGGGAGTGCCTTCCACTGGCAACCTGTGCGTAGCACATAAATAATCGCCTCGAAGACCAGCCTCGGTTCTTTGGGCTTGCGCCCCCCGCCAGCCTTGCGGACGTAACTCCGATCCGCCAGTCGCTGGCGTATCGGAATCAGTGGCTCAACGCGCTTCCAGAATTCCTCGGTCACTTCCCATGACTTCACTTTTGCCATCATCTCCCCCAACGCAATTCTCGCGCATGGGCAGTGATTATCCACTATTTACGGACAAGTTCTAAGGCGGTAGGGATAGATCGTCTGCTCAGGGTGTGGGCGGCTGGTGTTCGGGCCCGGCGCCATACCAGCCAAACCCATCTGCCGCATCAGGCGTTAAACCCGCTTGCGATTAACGAGGTGCCCGACATCATCAAGAAAAAGCTGAAACTGGACGCCTCGCTCTACACTTTGCTACAGATTCTGTCGGTCACCCTGTTCGAGAAGGTGCCCTTGCAGCAACCCTTTCCGTCCAGCGAGTACATTCTTCCACAGGGGGTTCCGTACAACCAATTGAATATATTCACTATTTGGCCGGACAGTAGTGTTTCCAGACATTTTCCCCGTCGGCCGCAGCAATCCGCTTTCGGCATTCAAGGTGCATAAGTATGGATGCCACAATTCGCATCCTCGCAGTTTTCCACAATTCAATGCCAAGCGATTACACGGCTACCGCCGAAAAATCGCTCCGCCCAAAGCGGCTATAATTCAGTACCTCCCAGCCGTACCCGCGTCATCGTGTCCGCCACCCGCCCGCTGCTTTCCCTCCCCGCCCTGCCCAAGCCCGGCGCCCGCGTCGATCTGCCACCGTTGGCCGGTTGCGCCGATACCCTGGCATTGGCCGAACTGGCCAGTCAAAGCAAGGGCCGCCTGCTCGCCGTGGTCACTGCCAGCGCTGCCGACGCCCAGCGCCTGCTGGAGGAAATCCCGTGGTTTGCGCCCGGCCTCAAGGTGCGCCTGCTGCCGGACTGGGAAACCCTGCCCTACGATCATTTCTCGCCGCATCAGGATCTCGTTTCCGAGCGCCTGGCCACGCTGTGGGCTGCCTTGCAGGGCGATCTGGAAATCCTGCTCGTTCCGGCGTCGACCGCAGTCAATCGGCTGGCGCCGCCGGAATTCATGGCGGCCTATACCTTCGAGTTCAGGAAGGGCCAGAAACTCGATGCCGACAAGTTTCGCACTCAGGTCACGCTGGCCGGCTACGCGCATGTGACGCAGGTCGTGTCGCCCGGCGAATACTCGATTCGCGGCGGCCTGATCGACCTCTTTCCGATGGGCTCGCAACTGCCCTACCGGCTCGATCTGTTCGACGACGAGATCGAAAGCATCAAGACTTTCGACGTCGATACCCAGCGTACCGTCTATCCGGTGTCTGAAGTGCGCCTGCTGCCGGACGCCATGTTCGTCACGCATGGCGACGCGCCGGCCGCGATTGCCGCCTTCTGGAGCGACACCCGCTCGCGCTACAACCTGCTGCAAGGCGATAAGGCACGGCCACTGCTGGCGCCGGAAGAATTGTTCCTGACCGACGAAGCCTTCTTCAGTGCCGCAAAATCCTACGGTCGACTGGCAATTCCGGCCAAAAATGAAAGCTCCGCCGGAAAACTGCCCAATCTTGCGGTCGACCGCCGCAGCGACAACCCGCTCGGCGCGCTGAAAAGCCATCTCGCCAGTTTTGGCGGTCGCATACTGCTGCTCGCCGAAACCGCCGGCCGGCGCGAAACGCTGGCCGCAATGTTTGCCGAGCACGGCATCAAGCCCGAAGCCAGCGCCGATTTTGCCGGATTTGTCGGCAGCGATGCCAAACTGGCGCTGGACACCGCACTCGCCTGCCGCGAGCAGGGCATCCGCAACGTCGCCGTCACCGCCGGCTACATCCACCCTGAACCGGCCAAGGAATTCTTCGCCGTCATGGATGCCGCCAACGTCGACCTCAAGGCCTTCACTGACAGCTTCTATCACAAGCTGTGCGTCGGCCACCTGCAGCCGGTGCTTGACATCATGACCTACATCCACCACGAAACCGACTGCTGGCTGGAAATCACTACGCTGCTGATTCCCGGCAGCAACGACAGCCCGCGAGAAATCAACGAACTCACCACCTGGGTCGCACGCGAACTCGGCCCCGACGTGCCCCTGCACTTCTCCGCCTTCCACCCGGACTGGAAGATGGGAGACATCCCGCCGACCCCGCCGGCGACGCTGACCCAGGCCCGGCGCATCGCGCTCGACGCCGGCCTGCACTACGTCTTCACCGGCAACGTCCATGACAGCGAGGGCGGCACCACTTTCTGCCCGAGTTGCCACGCCGCGCTGATCGTCCGCGACTGGTACGACATCCGCCGCTACGACCTGACCCCGGATGGCCACCGCCCACACTGCGCGACCGCCATCGCCGGTCACTTCGGCCCGATGCTTGGGCGCAACGGCCAGGCCTTCGGGCCGCAACGGATTCCGGTTCGCCTTGCCATCTGATCATTTGCCCCGGCGTCCATCGCAGGCCTCCATCAGCGCAGACAGTCGCGGACAGGCGAAACTCATAGCCGCGCTACGCAACCCCGTCTGTTATCCGCATCCGGCCGAGAAGGTCGAGGTGATCGAGACGCACATTTCTTACGTGCTGTTGAGCGGCGCCTACGCCTACAAGATCAAGAAGGCGGTCGCGCTGGGATTTCTCGATTTCAGCACCCTCGCCAGACGCCGCAGTTATTGCGAGGAGGAACTGCGTCTCAACCGTCGTCTGGCCCCTGAACTTTATCTGGCGGTAGTCGCGATCACCGGCTCCCCCGATGCACCGCGCTTGGCCGGGAATGGCGAGGCAATCGAGTATGCGGTGCAGATGACCCGCTTCCCGCAGGAGGCGCTGCTCAACCGGCAATTGGCGGCAGGACGTCTTTCCCTGGATCTGATCGACCAACTCGCCGATGATCTGGCCGATTTTCATGGCCGTGCGGAACGAACTCCGCCTGACCGGCACTTCGGCTCGCCGGAAGCCGTCTGGGAACCGATGGCGCAGAACTTTGCTCAGCTTGGTGAACAGCTATCCGGCGCGGTCCACCACGCCCAGCTCGCCGACCTGGAAGCATGGAGTCGTCAGCGCTTCAACCAGTTGGCCGACCTGCTCGCAACCCGCCTGCGTGACGGCTGGGTCCGGGAGTGCCATGGCGACCTCCATCTCGGAAACATTGCGAGGACAGCTACCGGGTTGCGGATTTTCGACTGCATCGAATTTGACCCTGGACTGCGATGGATCGACGTGCTCAACGAAATTGCCTTTCTGACCATGGACCTGGCGGAACGTGGCCGCGCCGACTACGGACATCGCCTGCTCAACCGCTATCTGGAAGCGACTGGCGACTATCGCGGCCTGCCTCTGCTCGCCTTTTACGCCGTCTACCGTGCACTGGTGCGGGCCAAGGTCGCCGCGATACGTGCCAGTCAGGAGGAGCCTGCAAGCAGGCTGGCGGAACTCGCCAGCTGCGATCGGTATCTGGCCTTTGCGGCGAACGCCACCTTGCCGGGTAAGCCCAGGCTGCTGCTCATGCATGGGCTTTCCGGTTCGGGGAAAAGCTGGCTCGCGCAGCAACTGCTGGAGAGACTGGGTGCTTTGCGCATCCGTTCGGATATCGAGCGCAAGCGCCTTTTCGGCCTGCCCGCCCTCGCCCGCAGTGACAGCGCTGTTGGCGACGGCATCTACGATGCAGCCGCAACTGCTGCAACCTACGACCGTCTCGTCGAACTGGCTGACGATATCCTTGCGGCTGGCTATACGGTGCTGGTGGACGCAGCCACCCTCAAGACCTGGCAGCGCAAGGTGTTCCGGGACGTCGCGGCAGCGCGAGGGGTTCCCTTCGCCATCCTCGCCTGCGCTGCCCCGGAAACAGTCCTGCAGTGCCGCCTCGTAACTCGCCGGGCGGGTGGCCGCGACGCCTCGGAGGCAGACCGGGCAGTGCTGGCACAACAGATACGCGACCGCGAGACCTTTACGTCTGACGAAGAGGCCTGCTGCCTCAACATTGACACCAGCGGTCCTTTCCCGGAATACCTACCGGCGGCCTTGCAGGATATTCCGATCCTATCGCTCGCCGCCGGCACCTGACGACATGCCGCTGACCGCCCGAGACGGACGTGTCGCGCGCGCTGATGGAATAGCAGACCTTTACCCCCGAGGCCGATGTCGGCATCCGTGGCAGCGGCGCTACCCTGGCGGAGGCCTTTGCCGGCGCCACCACCGCGATGACGTCGGTAATCGGCAATCTGCGATCTGGATGCGATCTGGAACGAATCGTGGATCGCCACGCCGTGACCGTGGAATGCGCGGCGCCGGACGACGGACTGCTGCTCGTCGATTGGCTTGACGCCCTGATCCGCAATATGGCGACGCGGCACATGCTGTTTTCGCGATTCGATGCCAGCATCGAGTCTCACCATCCGACGGCCACCGCCTAGGGCGAGCCGATCGACATTTCGCGTCATCAGCCGGCTGCGGAGATGAAGGGTCCCTCCTATTGCGAACTGGCGGTCGGGCGACAAAGTGACGCCCGCTACCCAGCGCAGTGCGTCGTCGATGTTGGAGTCAAATTAGTACCCGAACCAATCAAGCGAAAGCCGGCAATGAACATTTTACGGCTGAAACGACGCGATGACTTCGAATGGGGGGTTCTGGCGGTGGACCGAATGCGGGTGCCAGGGTTGTTTTTGCGTCGCGCGAACTGCTTGAAGCAATGGACGAATAGGTGACCGGGCAGGTGGCCAACGTCGCCAGCCTGCCCGGAATCGTCACGGCGTCGTACGCGATGCCCGACGCTCACTAGGACTATGGCTTTCCCATTGACAGTGTTGTCGCCTTCGATGCCGAGGATGGCGCCGTCGTAGGCTTGAGCACAACCTGGCGTGTCAGCCAACGCGGCGTCCGGCGGCGTACTTCATCGGTCGTCAAGAGAAGCGCCGTATTGCGCGATCGTCACGTCCAGCAACTGCCGCATCCGCTGCCAGTGCGCTCCTTACCAGGAGACGCGACCACAAAGATTGCAGACCGTAAAATAATCCGGTTTTACTTTAATAAATCACTACTGTCCGGTCAAATGAGCACTCGAACTGCCGAGCGCCGTGACTGACGGGGCTTTCCGAGCGAAAAGGTGTGGTGTCGATTTGAAATCGGCGAAAAATGGCCCTTCGAAATTTTCTGAAGGGTGTTGCCATGAACGCCGGCAAGACACTGTTTTCCCAGTTGATGGATTTCCTGCCGTGGTCGACATTCAATCGCTATGTCACACGCTACAGCGGCGACAAAGGCGTTCGCACACTGAGTTGCGCCGAACAATTTCGGGTGATGGCCTTTGCACAACTGACATATCGGGAGAGCTTGCGGGACATCGAGACCTGTCTGTCGGCGCAATCCGCCAAGCTGTACCACATGGGATTTCGCGAGCCGGTACGGCGTGCGACATTGGCCGACGCAAACGAATCGCGGGATTGGCGCATCTACGCCGACTTTGCCGCGTGGCTGATTGTCCAGGCAAGAAAGCTCTATGCCAGCGAAGACTTGGGCCTGGAATTGTCGAACACCGTGTATGCGCTCGATTCGACCCCCATCGACCTGTGCCTGTCGGTATTTCCCTGGGCGCATTTCCGTACCACCAAGGCGGCGGTGAAGATGCATACGCTGCTCGACTTGTGACCAGAGGAAATCCCTGTGGGACGCGGCAGTATTCCCAGTTTTATCCACGTCTCCGACGGGAAACTGCACGATGTCCATGCGCCGGACTTGCTGACCCCGGAAGCCGGTGCGATTTACGTCATGGATCGCGGTTATGTTGATTTCGCCCGCTTGCACAGGTTGCATCAGGCGGGGGCTTTCTTCGTGACCCGTGCCAAATCGAACCTGAATTCCCATCGCGTCTATTCGGCGCCAACCGACCGCAGTACCGGTATTCTCTGCGACCAGACGATTGCCCTGGATGGCTATTAGGGGTCGTCTCAGAAAACGGAAAAATCGTACGCTAAGCCAATCGCAGCGGTCGTAGTGGCCTGAATTATCCCGCGCCGACCTTGGCGCTGTTGCGCCACAGGTAATCACCAGTCAGGTTGATGTGCTCCCAGCCCAATGGTGACAAGTATTGCAACAACGCGTTATCGACAGCATGGCCGCTCCCACGCAGTGCGTTTGCCGCCCGCTCAAGATAGACCGTGTTCCACAGCACGATAGCAGCCGTCACCAGATTGAGGCCACTGGCCCGGTAGCGTTGCTGCTCGAAACTACGGTCGCGGATTTCGCCGAGGCGATTGAAGAACACGGCGCGGGCCAAGGCGTTACGTGCTTCACCCTTGTTCAGCCCAGCATTCACGCGGCGGCGCAACTCAACGCTTTGCAACCAGTCCAGAATAAACAGCGTGCGCTCGATGCGCCCCAACTCGCGCAGGGCGACGGCCAAGCCGTTCTGGCGCGGATAGCTGCCGAGCTTTCTCAGCATCAGCGAGGCAGTCACCGTGCCCTGCTTGATCGAGGTGGCCAACCGCAGGATTTCATCCCAATGTGCGCGAATGGCCTTGATGTTCAGTCGGTCGCTGCTGATCATCGGCTTGAGCGCGTCGTAACTGGCTTCGCCTTTTGGAATAAACACCTTTGTGTCGCCCAGATCGCGGATTCGCGGTGCAAAACGGAAGCCCAGCAGGTGCATCAAGCCGAAGACGTGATCGGTAAAGCCCGCCGTGTCGGTGTAGTGTTCCTCGATGCGCAAGTCGGACTCGTGATACAGCAGGCCGTCGAGCACATAGGTTGAATCGCGCACGCCCACGTTGACCACCTTGATGTGAAACGGCGCGTACTGGTCAGAAATGTGGGTGTAGAAAGTTCGCCCTGGGCTGCTGCCATATTTCGGGTTGATGTGACCTGTGCTCTCTGCTTTGCTACCGGTTCTGAAATTCTGGCCATCTGACGATGACGTAGTGGCGTCACCCCAATGTGCGGCAAAGGGATGCCGGAACTGCGCGTTCACCAACTCGGCCAGTGCTGTCGAATAGGTTTCGTCACGGATATGCCAGGCTTGCAGCCAAGACAGCTTGGCGTAGGTCGTGCCAGGGCAAGACTCGGCCATTTTGGTCAGACCCAGGTTGATCGCATCGGCCAGGACGGCGCACAGCAGCAGGTGCTTGTCCTTGGCCAGGTCGCCCGATTTCAGGTGTGCGAAGTGCCGGGTGAAACCCGTCCACTCATCCACCTCCAACAACAATTCGGTGATCTTGATGTGCGGCAGAGACATCGCCGTCTGGTCGATCAGCGCCTGCGCGGTGTCGGGCACCGCCGCATCCAGCGGCGTGATCTTCAAGCCGGACTCGGTGATGATGGCGTCCGGCAAGTCGTTGGCCAGCGCCATGCGGTTGACGGCAGCAAGCTACGCTTCCAGCAGCGTCAGCCGCTCGTGCAGGTACTTGTCGCAGTCGGTGGCCACGGCCAGTGGCAATTCACTGGCCTGCTTGAGGCTGGCGAATTTCTCGGGCGGCACCAGGTAGTCCTCGAAGTCCTTGAACTGGCGCGATCCCTGTACCCAGATGTCGCCAGAACGTAGCGCGTTCTTCAGTTCCGACAACGCGCACAACTCGTAGTAGCGCCGGTCGATACCGGCGTCGCTCATCACCAGTTTCTCCCAGCGTTTCTTGATGAAGCCGGTCGGGGCCTCGTTGGGCACCTTGCGGGCGTTGTCGGCATTCATGCCGCGCAGCACCTCGATGCCTTCGAGCACATCCTTGGCGGCAGGCGCAGCCCGCAGCTTGAGCACGGCCAGGAATTCCGGCGCGTAGCTCTCGCCGATACGGTGCAGGAAATCGAAGTCCTCGGGCTGCGCGAGCTTCTGCGCCTCGGTGACGCTCTCGGCAAAAGCGTCCCAGGACATGACGGCCTCAATGGCGGCGAACGGGTCGCGTCCCGACTGCTTGGCTTCGATCAAGGTGTGGCCGATACGTCCATACAGGCGCACCTTGGCGTTGATCGCCTTGCCGGATGCCTGGAACTGCTGCTGATGCTTGTTCTTGGCCGCGTTGAACAGCTTGCCCAGGATGCGGTCGTGTAGGTCGATAATCTCATCGGTGACGGTGGCCATGCCCTCGATGGCGAGCGCCACGAGGGTGGCATACTGCCGCTGCGGCTCGAACTTGGCCAGGTCGGCGGGCGTCATCTGTCCGCCCTCGCGGGCGATCTTGAGCAGGCGGTTTTGATGAACCAGCCGCTCGATGCCTGCGGGCAGGTCGAGCGCTTGCCAGGCTTTGAGGCGTTCGATGTGTTCG
This window of the Candidatus Dechloromonas phosphoritropha genome carries:
- a CDS encoding IS5 family transposase (programmed frameshift); the encoded protein is MMAKVKSWEVTEEFWKRVEPLIPIRQRLADRSYVRKAGGGRKPKEPRLVFEAIIYVLRTGCQWKALPAERFGSSSAIHARFLAWEKAGVFEALWKRGLAEYDDLEGIAWRWQSLDGAMMKAPMAQSSVGPNPTDRGKKNGSKRHLLVDGRGVPLSLVVTGAHRHDVSQVAAVLEAIVVKRASPPKRRSKHLCADAGYTGAPALAIITKHGYIPHVKGRGQEAGELKRDPRKKARRWIVEVAHSWFNRFRKLLVRYEKLERSFLALNHLAASIMAFRKIKLKVNIVYG
- a CDS encoding AAA family ATPase produces the protein MPRRPSQASISADSRGQAKLIAALRNPVCYPHPAEKVEVIETHISYVLLSGAYAYKIKKAVALGFLDFSTLARRRSYCEEELRLNRRLAPELYLAVVAITGSPDAPRLAGNGEAIEYAVQMTRFPQEALLNRQLAAGRLSLDLIDQLADDLADFHGRAERTPPDRHFGSPEAVWEPMAQNFAQLGEQLSGAVHHAQLADLEAWSRQRFNQLADLLATRLRDGWVRECHGDLHLGNIARTATGLRIFDCIEFDPGLRWIDVLNEIAFLTMDLAERGRADYGHRLLNRYLEATGDYRGLPLLAFYAVYRALVRAKVAAIRASQEEPASRLAELASCDRYLAFAANATLPGKPRLLLMHGLSGSGKSWLAQQLLERLGALRIRSDIERKRLFGLPALARSDSAVGDGIYDAAATAATYDRLVELADDILAAGYTVLVDAATLKTWQRKVFRDVAAARGVPFAILACAAPETVLQCRLVTRRAGGRDASEADRAVLAQQIRDRETFTSDEEACCLNIDTSGPFPEYLPAALQDIPILSLAAGT